A window of Myxococcus stipitatus genomic DNA:
GCGAACTGGCTGTCGCCCACCCGCGCCACCGCGTCCGCCTCGCGAACCGTCTGGCCCAGCACCACGGCGCTGTAGACCAGCAGACGCTCCGCCAGGCCGCGTCCGTACTCCTTGCGCAGCGCGGTCCAGCCCCCCACCTCCGCCGCCACCACGGAGAAGCTCCCGCCGTGGCGCTCGCACCGGCGCGTCTCCAGCCCGATGAGCGCCAGCAGGAAGGCGCGGTTGTAGAGCCCCGTCACCGGGTCGTGCAGCGCGGGCGCGGCGCCGGCCTCGTCGCCCGAGGCCGCCCGCTGCACCGCCGCCTTCAACCGCAGCTGGGCATGCAGCTTCACCGCCAGCTCCGCCCCGGCGCCCGTGCGCGGCACCACGTCCACGCACTGCCCCTTCTCCAGGCAGTGCTGACGGGCCACCGCGTCATGCGGATCCACCAGGTAGAGCAGCGGCACCGTGCCCCGGCTGAGCTGGCGCAACCTCCGCGCCACCTGCACCGCCCCGAAATCCGGCGCCTGCACGGCCAGGAGCACCGCGTCAGGGCGGATGACCTCGAACAACGGCACCGCCGCGTCGAGGCGGGTCACCGGCACCACCCGGAAGCCGGCCTCCCCGAGGAGCGTCCGGGTCCGCTCCAGGTCCTCCGCCCGAGGCTCGATCAGCAGCACGGTGGGCAGCTGTCCCGCCTTCCCCACGCGCCTCCCCTTCACGCCCACCACGTCTGCCTCCCCGCCAGAATTTTCTCCACCGCTCCTCCGGCCACGTGCCCGGATTTACAGCCCCACGCCCTTCCTCGACCGCTCCATCCCCCCGGATTTCCTGGGGAAGGGCAACAGGCTACCCATCCTGGGCATCGGTTTTAGCAACGGACATGCCACCTTGGACTTCACGCAGCCGCGCCTCCAGCTCCGCCTCCGTGACGCGGAACTTGAAGGTGGGCTCGCCGTCGATGGCGATCACAGGGATGTCGTAGCGCCACCGCTCGAACAGCGCCGGGTCCTCGAGGATGGAGATGATCCGCAGGTCGAAGGGGATGCGGGCGCGCACGGCCTCGGCGACGTCGGCTGCCTTGTCGCAGAGCGAGCACTTGGGTTTCGAGTAGATATCGACTCTCATGGGCGGCAGGATGGACGGTCGATGCGTGGGTTGAACGGTGACTTCTCGACGATGCCCCTCAAGGACCTCGTCGTCTATCTCGGGAACCGTCGGGCCACGGGCTCGCTGAGGATGGAGCGGGGGAGCGTCCGCAAGGAGCTGGTGTTGAGCGAAGGCAGCGTCGTATGCGCCAGCTCCAACCAGCCGCGCGAGTACTTCGGCCAGTTCCTGCTCAACATGGGACACCTGACGCAGTCCCAGTTGGAGAAGGCGTTCGCCACCCAGACCCAGACGCGGGTGTTCCTGGGCCGGGTGCTGGTGACGACCGGCGTGGTGCCGGAGGCGACGGTCCGCTCGACGTTGAGCCACAAGTTCCGGGAGATGCTGCTGGACGCCTTCCACTGGGAGGACGGCGACTTCACCTTCGAGGCGTCGGATTCGGCGCCGGAGATCGCCGGTCTGGAGGTGGGGGTGGATCTGCTGGACATCCACCGCGAGGGCGAGTTCCGGGAGACGGCGTGGCAGGCCATCCGGGCGGTCTTCCCGTCGGGCGCCGCGAGGCTGACGGTGGACGAGCGCAAGCTGCCCGAGCGACAGCCCGGCAGCATGGACGAGCGCATCGTCCAGCTCATCCAGGATGGGATGAGCATCGACGGGATGGCCCGGGCCCTCCACGCCACGGACTTCTTCCTCTACCAGCGGCTGTACGCGCTCTACCGGCTGGACGCGGTGAAGGTGTCGGAGCACGCGCCCGTGCCGGTCACCGCCGCGGTGGTGGAGGAGGACAAGCCCGCGGAGTCCGCCGTCATCGGCTCGGCGACGTCGTCGGACGAGGTGCTCCAGGCCGCGCAGCTCTTCATCGACGCGGGCAACATCCGGGACGGCGAGGCGCTGGCGCGGCAGGCGCACGAGATGTCGCCCTCCCCCCGCACGCTCGCCCTGGTGAAGACGGCGCAGGAGAAGCTGCTCGTGGAGCTGCGGCGGGAGCTGGTGGACTCGCACCGGGTGCCCGCGCTCCTGGTGCCGCCCGCGCAGCTCAAGACGCTGCAGCTCACCGCGCCGGAGCGCTACCTGCTGTCGCGCATCGACGGCCAGCGCGACGTGGCGACCATCGTCCACGTGTCGCCGCTCCAGGAGCTGGACGCGCTGAAGTTCATCCACGGGTTCGTGGACAAGGGCCTGGTGAAGCTCGCCGCGCGGTGAGCCGCGGGCGTCAGGGCTTGCCCGCGGACGCGGCCGGCGCCGTCATCTCCACCGGCGCGGGCACCCGCTCCAGGCCCAGCCGCAGCGCCTCGCGCCCCAGCCACGTGCCGCGGATGCGCCACTTCGGCTCGTTGACGATGAGCGCCGCCACCGCCACGCGGGGGTTGTCCCGGGGCGCGAAGCCCACGAACCACGAGTAGTCGCGGAACGGCGTCTTGTCCGCGAGCGTGCCCGTCTTGCCCACCGCGTGGTCCACGCGGAAGTTGCGCTCGCGGAAGATGGCGCGCGCGGTGCCGTGGGTGACGGTCTCCTCGAGCATGTCCGTCAGGGCGCGCGCGGCCTCCGGGGTGAGGATGCGCTCGCCCTCGGGCGGCAGCAGTGGTCCGGACGCCGGCTCCTCCAGCACGGGGTCCACCCACCGCCCGTCGTTGGCGGCCACGGACGCCACCAGCGCGCCATGCAGCGGGGACAGGTACACGTCCCCGAAGCCGGCGCCCGTGTTGGCCAGGGAGAAGCCGTCGTCCGGCACCGCCGCCAGCGACACGTCCATGGGCACGGCGAAGGGAATCTCGCGGTTGAAGCGGAAGCGCGCCGCCATGCGCCGCAGCGCGTCCGCGGACAGGTGCTTGTGCGTCAGCTTCGCGAACACGACGTTGGCGCTCTTGCCCATGGCGAGCGCCAGCGAGTAGCAGGCCCCGTCGCGCTCGCTGTCCTCCAGGTGCTTCTCCGTCAGCCGCCGCTTGCCCCCGTGGAAGCACTCCTCCACCGTCGGGGACACCCCGGCCTCCACCAGCGCGCTGCCGGTGACGATCTTGAAGATGCTGGCGGCGGGGAACGCCGCGCGCACCGGCAACCCCCGCATCTCCGGCTGCGCCTGCGAGTGCTCCGCGAGCGCCAGCACCCGTCCCGTGGACGGCTCCAGCACCACCGCCGCGCCGTACGGCACCTCGTAGTCGCGGAGGATCTTCGTGAGGGAGGCCTGGAGCACCGGGTCCACGGTGAGCACGCGCTGGTGCCCGTCCTTCTCCTTCACCACCAGACGCTCGCCCTCCAGCTTCGCGCGGGACAGCAGGTCCGCGGCGCGGGGCAGCGACTGGAGCTTCGCCATGGGGGGCGCCGTCAGCCGCGACGGCACCGGCACCGGGGGAACCATCCCGGGCTCGGGCGCCAGCGCGAGCGGCCCCGCCCCACTCGGTCCGGGCGCCTCCTCCACGGCCACGGCGAGGCCGCCGTCCCCGTCCGGCACGGCGGCGGGCGCGGCCGGGAGACCGCCCTGGGACACCGAGGCCGGGTCGACGGATGCGTCCTGGGCGACCCGCGCCACCTCCGCCGGGGAGCCGGCGTCCTCGCCGGCCACGGACGTCACGCCCCGGGTGGGCTCGTACGCCCCGAGCAGCAGGGCGAGGGGGAACAGCGCGGTGGTGGCCAGGAGACGTCGGGGCATCGTCATTGCTGCGGCGGACTCGGAGGGGGGCGGGAGCGGAGCGAATCCTAGCGACTGGCGGCCCGCTGTCCACGGACGCGTCCAATCCGGTCGCCTCCTCGGTCGTCGCCAGTCCTCGCGCATCAATTCTTGGCGGCCGGGTGCGCAAGTCCGCTAGGGTCCCCCACACCGTGGACGGATTGAAAGAAACCGTGGTCATCTGGGGCGCCGAGCTGCGCCGCGCCGTGCGCAGCGGACGCGCCATCGTGCTGCTCGGCCTCTACAGCATGTTCTCCGCGCTGGTGCTGCTGGTGGTCGGCTGGTTCGCCAGGGAGGTTCGCGCGGCGGTGAAGGCGAAGCTGGCGGAGGCGGGCGCGGATGCCGCCGAGGCCTCCGCGCGCCTCGGCGAGGAGATGCGCAAGGGCGTGCTGGGCTTCCTCACCAGCAACGACACCGCGATGATGGAGGCGCTGGCGCAGGTGCCGATGGAGGTCCTGGTCGTCTTCAAGGTCACCCTCTTCTTCCTGCCCGCGTACGTCGCGCTGATGGGCTTCGACCAGCTCAGCGGCGAGGTGGGCCCGCGCTCCATCCGCTACCTCACGGTGCGCGCGCGGCGCTCGTCGGTGCTGCTGGGCAAGTTCCTCACGCAGGCGAGCATGCTGCTGGGGCTGGTGCTCGTCATCGACCTGGCGGTCTTCCTCTACGCGCGCCTCGCCAACCCGGACTTCGGCTTCGCCGCGCTGTCGTTGAACCTGCTGAAGTTCTGGCTGGCGGCCATCGTCTTCTCGCTGGCCTACGTGGCCCTCACCACGCTGTGCTCCGCGCTGTTCCGCTCCCCCGCGGTGAGCCTCGTCTTCAACTTCATCATGCTGTTCGTCTTCTGGTTGCTGGACACGGTGGGCCGCGCCTTCGGCGAGGACTCCGCCTTCCACGCCCTGCGCTACCTGTCGCCGTCGTACTACGCGGGCAACCTGTTGCACCCGGGCCTGGCCCAGTTCGGCGCCAGCGGCGCCGCGTACGCGGCCTTCGCGACCCTCTTCCTCATGAGCGCCTACGTCACCCTGCGCGCGAGGGACCTGTGAGCGACCTCGCCATCGAACTGTTCGGCGTCTCCAAGCGCTTCGGCCCGAAGGTGGCCGTCAACAACGTCAGCCTCCAGGTGCCGCTGGGCGTGGTGTACGGGCTCATCGGCCCCAACGGCGCGGGCAAGACGACCACCTTCTCCATGATGTGTGGCTACCTCTACCCGAGCGACGGCACCGTGAAGGTCATGGACGTGGACCCCACCACGCCCGGCGCCCTCAAGGGCCGGCTGGGCGCGCTGCCCCAGGACGCCATCCTGCCTCCGGGCTGGGAAGTGGGCGCGCTCTTGATGTACTGGGCGCGCCTGTCCGGCCTCGCCGACCCGGACCGGGAGGCCCGCGAGGCCCTGGAGAAGGTGGGCCTGATGGAGGCCTGGAACGTCCAGACGCAGGCGCTCAGCCACGGCATGGCCAAGCGCGCCGCCATGGCCCAGGCCCTGATGGGCAGCCCGCCGCTGGTGTTGCTGGACGAGCCCACCGCGGGACTGGATCCCCGCATCGCGGCCCAGGTGCGGCAGGTCATCCGGGACATGAAGGGCAAGCAGACGGTGGTGGTCTCCAGCCACAACCTCCAGGAGCTGGAGGAGCTGTGTGACGCGGCCGCCATCCTCGACAAGGGCGTGCTCGCGCAGGCCGGCTCCATGTCGGAGCTGACCGGCCTGGACGCCGAGTTCCGCGTGCAGATCGCCCGGGGCACCGTCATCCCGCCCGAACTCACCGCCATGCCCGACGTCACCGACGCGCGCATGGAGGGCGAACAGGTGCTCGTCGTGCGCTTCAGCGCGAAGGCCCGTCCGGAAGAGGTCATCAGCCGCGTGGTCGGTCACCTGATCGCCAACGGCGTCCTCATCCTCGGCGTCAGCCGCGGCCAGCGCCTCGAGGAGCGGGTGCTCCGGCTGCTCTGAGGCACTTCGGGCGGGCCGCTCAGCCCGCCTTGCGCACCCAACCCACGTAGCTCGTCCCCCTGCGCTCCAGACGGACGAGCTCGTGGCCGGTCGCCTCGCACCACGCGGGCAGATCCGCCTCCAGTCCCCGGTCCGTGGAGATGAGCTCCACCAGCGCGCCGGCGGGCAGCCGCCGCATCACCTTGGCGATCTCCAGGATGGGCACGGGGCACAGGGCCCCCGAGGTATCCACGCGCAGTGCCGTGTCCATGAGTGGACTTTCGCACGCGTGAGGGTGATCCGAGCACGTGGAATTTTTCCGGAGCCCACCCGGTTTCGGGCCCGTTTGGAGGCCTGGTCGACAGACGGAAGCCCCGTCCACTCGGCTTGCGCGTCCGGAAATCCCTCTGTTAAGTACCCCGGCCCTCACACTTTTCCCGTACATCCACGCTCGGGGCCGGAGTCGGACCTATGGCGAAGGAGCATGACCAACCCATGAAGCCCAATATCATCGTGGCCCTGCTGGTGGGCCTGGTGCTTGGTTTCGTCGGAGGCCGCGTGACTGGCGGCGCGTCCACGACGAAGACCGAGACCAAGCCCGCTGCCGCCGCCCCTGCCGGGCGCCGGCCGGTGGACCCGACCGTGTTCAAGGTTCCCCTCGATGGTTCCCCCACCCGGGGCAACCCCGAGGCCCTCGTCACGATGGTCGAGTTCTCCGACTACGAGTGCCCGTTCTGCAGCCGCGCGAACGCCACCGTCCAGAAGCTCGAGGACGAGTACGGCAAGAAGCTGCGCGTGGTGATGCGGCAGAACCCGCTCTCCTTCCACGCTCGCGCGAAGCCCGCCGCGCTGGCCGCCCTGGCCGCCGGTGAGCAGGGCAAGTACTGGGAGATGCACGAGAAGCTCTTCGCCAACCAGAAGAAGCTGGATGACGCCTCGCTGGAGGAGTTCGCGAAGGACGTGGGGCTGGACATCGCGAAGTGGAAGGCCTCCATGGCCGACCCCAAGCTCCAGGCCATCATCCAGAAGGACCAGGCCCTGGCCATGCAGCTGGGCGCCAGCGGCACCCCGGCCTTCTTCATCAACGGTCGCTTCCTGTCCGGCGCGCAGCCCCTCGACTCCTTCAAGGCCCTCATCGACGAGGAGCTGGCCAAGGCCGAGGCCCTGGTGAAGAGCGGCGTCCCGGCGCGTGACGTCTACGCGAAGATCATCGAGAAGGGCCAGGAGAAGGCCGCCCCCAAGGCGCAGCCGCCCCAGCAGGCCCCCGCGGTGCGCAAGATCGACGTGCCGGCGGAGTCGCCCTCCTTCGGCCCGGCCACCGCCAAGGTGACCATCGTCGAGTGGTCCGACTTCGAGTGCCCGTACTGCAGCCGCGCGGTGCCCGTCCTCAAGCAGATCAAGGAGACCTACGCCAAGGACGTGCGCGTCGTCTTCCGCCACCAGCCCCTGCCCTTCCACGGCAGCGCGAAGCTGGCCGCCGAGGCCTCCGAGGCCGCCCACGAGCAGGGCCGCTTCTGGGAGATGCACGACAAGCTCTTCGCCAACCAGAAGGCCCTGGATCGCGCCTCCCTGGAGAAGTACGCCAAGGAGCTGAACCTCAACACCGACAAGTTCAAGAGCGCGCTGGAGTCCGGCAAGTTCAAGTCCAAGGTGGAGGCGGACAGCGCCGCGGGCAACGCGGTGGGCGCCAACGGCACCCCGACGTTCTTCATCAACGGCCGTGAGCTGGTGGGCGCGCAGCCCTTCGACAACTTCAAGCGCATCATCGACGAGGAGATCGCCAAGGCCGACAAGCTGCTGGCCGCGGGCACCAAGCCCGAGGAGCTCTACGCGAAGATCAACGCGGAGAACGTGGCGAACGCCCCGGCCGCTCCCGCCGCCGGCGCCCCCGCCGAGCCCCCGGTCCAGAAGGTGGAGGTCGGCAACGCCCCGGTGAAGGGCCCGCAGAACGCGCCCGTCACCATCGTCGCCTTCTCCGACTTCGAGTGCCCCTTCTGCGGCCGCGTGGTGCCCACGCTCAAGCAGATCGAGGACCAGTACCACGGCAAGGTGAAGGTGGCCTTCAAGAACCAGCCGCTGCCCATGCACGCCAACGCCAAGGCCGCCGCCGCCGCCGCGCTGGCCGCGCACGAGCAGGGCAAGTTCTGGGAGATGCACGACAAGCTCTTCGCCAACCAGCGGGCCCTGGACCGCGCCTCCCTGGAGAAGTACGCCCAGGAGCTCGGCCTGAACGCCGACAAGTTCAAGAGCGCGCTGGACTCCGGCAAGTTCGCCCAGCAGATCGAGGCGGACTCCGCCGAGGGCTCCCGCCTGGGCGCCAGCGGCACGCCGACGTTCTTCATCAACGGCCGCACGCTCGTGGGCGCCCAGCCCTTCGAGTCCTTCAAGCGCGTCATCGACGAGGAGCTGAAGAAGGCCGAAGGCGCCGTGGCGGGCAACAAGTAGTCCCCGCCCCGCGCCTCGGGTGAGGCCCGAAGCGACAGAGGCCGTCGGACCTCCTGGGTCCGGCGGCCTCTGGCTTTTCAGGGGGAGCGCGTCGTCGTCAGGAGACGGCGATGGCGTCGATCTCCACCTTGGAGCCGCGCGGGAGCGCCGCCACCTGCACCGTGGCGCGCGCCGGGGGCGCCCCGGTGAAGTGCCGGCCGTAGACCTCGTTCACCTTGGCGAAGTCCCCCAGGTCGGTGAGGTAGATGGTGCTGCGCACCACGTGGCTGAAGTCCAGCCCCGCCGCGGTGAGCACGGCCTTCAGGTTGAGCATCACCCGCTCCGCCTGCGCGACGACGTCGCCCGGGACGATCTCCATGGTCCCCGGGTCGAGCGGAATCTGCCCGGACAGGAAGGTCAGCTTCCCGGAGTCCACCTGGATGGCCTGGGAATACGGGCCAATGGCCTTGGGGGCCTCGTCGGAGTGGATTGCCTTGCGCGCCATGGAACGCTCCTCGTGGGTGCGGGCGGCCGGAGGTGGCCGCCCGGTTCGAGGGGCGCTCTACCACGAAAGCGCCGGGGCTAGATGCGTTCGACGGAGTAGACGCCGCTCAGACGCTCGATGGTGCGCATCAGGTCGGTGAGCTGCTTGAGGTCGGAGATGGTGACCTCGAAGGTGTTCACCGCCCGGTCATCCCCCGTGGCGCGGCAGTTCGCCTGGGAGATGTTGACGCCCTTCTTCGAGAAGATGTTGGAGATGTCGGCCAGCAGACCCGTCCGGTCCGCCGTCAGCACGCGCAGGGTGACGGGGCGCTTGAAGTCCCCGCGCACGTCCCACGTCACGTCCACGCGCCGCTCCGGGTCGGTCGCGAGCGCCTTCTCGCACCCCACCGTGTGGACCGTCACGCCCCGCCCCCGGGTGATGAAGCCGGCGATGTGGTCTCCGGGGACGGGGTTGCAACACCGCCCGAAGCGCACCAGCACGTCATCCACGCCGCCAATCTGCACGCCGCTGCGGTTGCTGCGCCCCACCAGCCGCTTGGCCAGGTCCGTCACCTTCGACAGGCCGGGCAGCATGGAGGTGGCGCCCGCGGGCCCCCCGTTGCCGGAGCCGTCCGACTGCGCCCGGGGAGCGTTGGACTCCGCCTCCGTGCGCTTCTCCTCCGGCACCAGCCGCTGGACCAGCTGCTGCGGCGTCACCTTGCCGTAGCCCACCGCCACCAGCAGGTCGTCCTCGACGCGGAAGCCCAGCTCCTCGGCGACCTTCTTCACCTCGCCGTTCTTCAGCAGGCGGTTGAAGTTGAGCTGGAAGCGCTTGAGCTCGCGGTCGGTGAGCTCCCGCCCCAGCTGGAGGCTCTTCTCGCGCTGCTGCTGCTTGATGAAGCCGCGGATGCGCTGCTGCGCGCGGCTCGTCTTCACGAAGGTGAGCCAGTCCTTCGACGGGTGCTGCTGGGGACTGGTGAGCACCTCCACGGTGTCGCCGTTCTTCAGCTTGTAGCGCAGCGGGACGATCTTCCCGTTCACCTTCGCGCCCACGCACCGGTTGCCCACGTCCGAGTGGATGGCGTACGCGAAGTCCACCGGCGTCGCGCCGCGAGGCAGCGAGCGCACGTCGCCCTTGGGCGTGAAGACGAAGACCTCGTCGGTGAAGAGGTCGACCTTCACCGTCTCCAGGAACTCCTTCGGGTCCTTCAGGTCCTGCTGCCACTCCATGAGCTGGCGCAGCCAGGCGAACTTCTCGTCATCCTTGGAGATGACCGCCTTGCCCTCCTTGTACTTCCAGTGGGCGGCGATGCCCTCCTCGGCGATCTTGTGCATCTCCGCCGTGCGGATCTGCACCTCGACCCGCTCGCTCAACGGACCAATCACCGTGGTGTGCAGCGACTGGTACATGTTGGGCTTCGGAATCGCGATGAAGTCCTTGAAGCGCCCCGGCACCGGCTTCCACATCTCGTGCACCAGGCCCAGCGCCTCGTAGCAGGCGGGCGCGGTGGGCGCGATGATGCGGAACGCGATGATGTCGTGGATCTGATCGAAGTCGATCCCCTGCGCCTTGATTTTCTTGTAGATGCTGTAGACGTGCTTGAAGCGGCCGCTCACGTCGCCCTTCAGCCCGCGCTCGGTGAGCTTCGTGCGGATGAGGTCGCACGTGTCCTCGATGTACTTCTCGCGCTCCTTCTTGCGCTTGTTCAGCTTGTCCTGGAGCCCGAAGAACTCCTGCGGCTTCACGTAGCGGAAGCTCAGGTCCTCCAGCTCGGTCTTGATCCACGAGATGCCGAGCCGGTTCGCCAGCGGCGCGTAGATGTCCAGCGTCTCCTGGGCGATGCGCGCCTGCTTCTCCTCGTTCATGTGGTCCAGCGTCCGCATGTTGTGCGTGCGGTCCGCCAGCTTCACGAGGATGACGCGGATGTCCTGCGCCATCGCGATGATCATCTTCCGGAAGTTCTCCGCCTGCTTCTCCTCCTGGGAGAGGCTCGCGGACGCGGAGAACTTGGAGAGCTTGGTGACGCCGTCCACCAGCTGGGCCACCTCCGAACCGAAGAGCTCCGTGAGCTCCTCCGCCGTGGCCAGCGTGTCCTCGATGGTGTCGTGGAGCAGGCCGGTGACGATGGATGCCTCGTCCAGCTTGAGGTCGGCGAGGATGCCGGCGACCTCGAGCGGGTGGACGAGGTAGGGCTCGCCCGACTTCCTCAGCTGGCCCTGATGCACCTTGGCCGAGTAGACGTAGGCCTTCTTGATGATGTCCAGGTCGGGGTCCGGGTGGTACGAGGAAACCCGTTGGAGGATGTCGTTCAGTCGGATCATCGACGCAAACGCAATCGTAACTTTGCCCCCGAGGGGGGGCAACGTCGCCCCACGAGGGCTGTCTCATTTCTCCGCCGGACATGTCCCACCCGGCGCGTTCGCTTTCGTTGACCCGACGTTTTACGCGCCCGTAGATTCACGCTCGCCCATGTCACAGCTCCTGCAGTCCTCACTGTCCGTGGTTTGCCCGACCTGTGACGGGTTCAACCCCCCGCGCTCGGCCACCTGCGTGCTGTGTGGGCAGGCGCTCGTGGAGGCCCCGGCCCCCCGTGCGCCCGCCGCGAAGCCCGCCGCCGCCCGTCCGCCCGCCGCCTCCCCTCCTGGTGGGCGCCCCGCGGCGGTCGCCAACTTCCCCGGCTCCCAGCCAGCGCCCCCTCCCGTCACGCCGCCTCCGCCCAGCGCCATCCCCCCGGGGATGCGCCCGTCGGCGCGGACCCCTCCGCCCACCGCCGCCGTGGGCCTGGCCGTGGAGCGTCCCGCGCCCGCCCGCGCCTCCGCGCAGACCGCCCCTCCCGCCATGGCTCCCCGGGCGACGGGGGCTCCCGCGGGCCCCGCCACCACCCGCCCTCCCCCGCCCGTCCCGGACAACGCGCTCCCCGGGAGGACCGGAGCCACGGCTCCCGTGGCCCCCGCCGCCTCCCGTCCGGCGCCCGCCGCCTCGCGCTTCGGCCTGGCCGTCATCGCGGGCTCCACCCGGGGGCAGCGCTACAAGCTGCCCGTCACCGGCTGCGTGGTCGGCCGCCAGCGGGGCGCCATCCTCTTCCCGGATGACGGCTTCGTGTCACCGCTGCACGCGACGTTCCTCGTGAAGGACGGCGCGCTCTTCGTGCGCGACGAGAGCAGCGCCTCGGGCGTCTACGTCACCGTCGCGGGCACGGAGGCCATCAGCGCGCGCACGCTCTTCAGCGCCGGACAGCGGCTGTTCCGCTTCACAGGCCGGCTGGAGATTCCGGCCCCCGCGGCCGGGCGCCCCATCATCTACGGCGCCCCCGTGCCGCTCGGTCAGGCCGTGTACGGCGTGGAGGAGGTCATCGTCGGTGGCCGTGGCGGCCGCGCGGTGGTGACGGCCGCGCCCCTGCTCACCCTGGGCCAGGCGCACTGCGACCTGAGCTTCCCGGGAGACGAGGGCCTCGCGGGGCGCCACTGCGAGCTGTCGCCGACCCCCACCGGCGCGCTGCTGCGGGACTTGTCCGGCGGGCTCGGCACCTACGTGCGAATCCCCGCCGGCGAGGAGCGCCCGCTGCGTCCGGGAGATCGCGTCCGCCTGGGCCAGCACGTGCTCCAGGTCGAGACCCTGAGCTGAAACATCCGGCCGCCCGAGGCTGACGGCGGCGGATGTCTCGCGAGTCCGTCCGGGCGACACCTCCGTCTCCCGCGCGGGCCTCGCGGCTCGAGCCCGACCGGGAGGAGGTCCGCGTGACGACACCGCGTCGTCCGTGCGGGCGCCTCGGGCGCGAGGCCCCACCTCGCCCCGCGGACTCGTCACCCAGACGTGACACGAAGAGACCCACCCTGCGCGCGCCGCCGCCCCGAGAGCGGGGCGTGGACGGTGGAGCAATGTCCGGCTCCCGGCAGGGCGCGGCGCCACCATCCCGAGTGCGGGCGTGGACGGCGCGGCTACGGGGAGGGAGGCCGTGCGACCGGAGTCCCCAGTCGCGCCTCGATGAGCGCGCGGGCCTTCGAGTCCGTCGCGTCGCGCAGGTGGCGACTCCACCAGCCCCGCGCCTCATCCATGTTGTCGCGCTGGAAGTAGAGCTCCCCGAGCTTCAGCGCGAGCTCCGGGTCCGGGTTGTACCCGAACGCGTCGCGGTACTTGGTGATGGCGAGCGAGACGTCCTTCTTCTCCAGCGCCAGGTCTCCGGCGAGGGTGTCCTTGCGGGACTCCTCGAGGTTGCGCTGGAGGGTGGGAATCTGCTTGTCGTACAGGGGCTGGTCCGCGTCCCCCACCACCGCGCTGCCGGTCTGTCCAGGCACTGGCGCGTTCCGGGGCACCGGGTAGTAGTTCAGGTCGTGGCCGGCGCTCCCCGGGCCCACGGTGAAGTAGTAGGCGAAGAAGCCCACCGCCCCGAGCACCAGCAAAACAGTGAGCGACTTGAAGAAGAAGCCCAGGCCTCCACCGCCCGCCCCGGGCTGGGTGGGGACGATGGAGTCCGTCTTTTCGCGCGTTGCGGGGATGTCGGACGCAGAGGAGGGCAGCGGCGCGAGCACGTCCGGCAGCGCGCGCACCGTGGCCTCCACCGTCATCTCCGACCCCCACCCCGGCGACGTGCTGTCGCGCGAGTCGTCG
This region includes:
- a CDS encoding DsbA family protein, whose product is MKPNIIVALLVGLVLGFVGGRVTGGASTTKTETKPAAAAPAGRRPVDPTVFKVPLDGSPTRGNPEALVTMVEFSDYECPFCSRANATVQKLEDEYGKKLRVVMRQNPLSFHARAKPAALAALAAGEQGKYWEMHEKLFANQKKLDDASLEEFAKDVGLDIAKWKASMADPKLQAIIQKDQALAMQLGASGTPAFFINGRFLSGAQPLDSFKALIDEELAKAEALVKSGVPARDVYAKIIEKGQEKAAPKAQPPQQAPAVRKIDVPAESPSFGPATAKVTIVEWSDFECPYCSRAVPVLKQIKETYAKDVRVVFRHQPLPFHGSAKLAAEASEAAHEQGRFWEMHDKLFANQKALDRASLEKYAKELNLNTDKFKSALESGKFKSKVEADSAAGNAVGANGTPTFFINGRELVGAQPFDNFKRIIDEEIAKADKLLAAGTKPEELYAKINAENVANAPAAPAAGAPAEPPVQKVEVGNAPVKGPQNAPVTIVAFSDFECPFCGRVVPTLKQIEDQYHGKVKVAFKNQPLPMHANAKAAAAAALAAHEQGKFWEMHDKLFANQRALDRASLEKYAQELGLNADKFKSALDSGKFAQQIEADSAEGSRLGASGTPTFFINGRTLVGAQPFESFKRVIDEELKKAEGAVAGNK
- a CDS encoding RidA family protein; protein product: MARKAIHSDEAPKAIGPYSQAIQVDSGKLTFLSGQIPLDPGTMEIVPGDVVAQAERVMLNLKAVLTAAGLDFSHVVRSTIYLTDLGDFAKVNEVYGRHFTGAPPARATVQVAALPRGSKVEIDAIAVS
- a CDS encoding RelA/SpoT family protein; amino-acid sequence: MIRLNDILQRVSSYHPDPDLDIIKKAYVYSAKVHQGQLRKSGEPYLVHPLEVAGILADLKLDEASIVTGLLHDTIEDTLATAEELTELFGSEVAQLVDGVTKLSKFSASASLSQEEKQAENFRKMIIAMAQDIRVILVKLADRTHNMRTLDHMNEEKQARIAQETLDIYAPLANRLGISWIKTELEDLSFRYVKPQEFFGLQDKLNKRKKEREKYIEDTCDLIRTKLTERGLKGDVSGRFKHVYSIYKKIKAQGIDFDQIHDIIAFRIIAPTAPACYEALGLVHEMWKPVPGRFKDFIAIPKPNMYQSLHTTVIGPLSERVEVQIRTAEMHKIAEEGIAAHWKYKEGKAVISKDDEKFAWLRQLMEWQQDLKDPKEFLETVKVDLFTDEVFVFTPKGDVRSLPRGATPVDFAYAIHSDVGNRCVGAKVNGKIVPLRYKLKNGDTVEVLTSPQQHPSKDWLTFVKTSRAQQRIRGFIKQQQREKSLQLGRELTDRELKRFQLNFNRLLKNGEVKKVAEELGFRVEDDLLVAVGYGKVTPQQLVQRLVPEEKRTEAESNAPRAQSDGSGNGGPAGATSMLPGLSKVTDLAKRLVGRSNRSGVQIGGVDDVLVRFGRCCNPVPGDHIAGFITRGRGVTVHTVGCEKALATDPERRVDVTWDVRGDFKRPVTLRVLTADRTGLLADISNIFSKKGVNISQANCRATGDDRAVNTFEVTISDLKQLTDLMRTIERLSGVYSVERI
- a CDS encoding FHA domain-containing protein encodes the protein MSQLLQSSLSVVCPTCDGFNPPRSATCVLCGQALVEAPAPRAPAAKPAAARPPAASPPGGRPAAVANFPGSQPAPPPVTPPPPSAIPPGMRPSARTPPPTAAVGLAVERPAPARASAQTAPPAMAPRATGAPAGPATTRPPPPVPDNALPGRTGATAPVAPAASRPAPAASRFGLAVIAGSTRGQRYKLPVTGCVVGRQRGAILFPDDGFVSPLHATFLVKDGALFVRDESSASGVYVTVAGTEAISARTLFSAGQRLFRFTGRLEIPAPAAGRPIIYGAPVPLGQAVYGVEEVIVGGRGGRAVVTAAPLLTLGQAHCDLSFPGDEGLAGRHCELSPTPTGALLRDLSGGLGTYVRIPAGEERPLRPGDRVRLGQHVLQVETLS